A genomic window from Candidatus Methylacidiphilum fumarolicum includes:
- the infC gene encoding translation initiation factor IF-3 — MHPSSRFQHNSKKPFVRINNAIRAREVLVIDSTGKSLGVLPIHEAQQRAQQQGLDLVEVSPHANPPVCKILDYGKYKYSLSKKEKDSKKGATKLKEIQLHVNINEHDFLIKLKQAEAFMAKGMKVKFNLFLRGREITHQDLALNLMKRLIQDLAHVGQTDQEPKLAGRNISLTFIPLPANKRLLKYNLSEVETSKQKPQEEKDKT; from the coding sequence GTGCATCCTTCATCTCGTTTTCAACATAACAGCAAAAAACCATTCGTTAGGATAAACAATGCTATTCGGGCAAGGGAAGTGCTCGTGATCGATTCGACGGGGAAATCTTTAGGTGTCCTTCCCATTCATGAAGCGCAGCAAAGGGCTCAACAGCAAGGGTTGGACCTTGTTGAGGTTTCGCCTCATGCCAATCCCCCTGTCTGTAAGATCCTGGATTATGGGAAATATAAATATTCACTTTCCAAAAAAGAGAAAGATTCAAAAAAAGGGGCGACAAAACTCAAAGAAATCCAGCTCCATGTGAATATCAATGAGCATGATTTTCTCATAAAATTAAAACAGGCTGAAGCTTTCATGGCGAAGGGAATGAAAGTAAAGTTCAATCTTTTTTTAAGAGGCAGAGAAATTACACACCAGGATCTAGCATTGAATTTGATGAAAAGATTGATTCAAGACTTAGCACACGTCGGCCAGACGGATCAGGAGCCGAAACTGGCGGGAAGAAATATTTCCCTTACTTTTATTCCTTTACCAGCGAACAAAAGACTGCTAAAGTATAACCTCTCTGAGGTTGAAACAAGTAAGCAAAAACCACAAGAAGAAAAGGATAAAACTTAA
- the rpmI gene encoding 50S ribosomal protein L35: MPKPIARRKTKKSVAKRFKVSANGKILYHGAGRRHLASSKNRKRMRRIGSVKLVDSSDRTKIEESLPFSNR; this comes from the coding sequence ATGCCCAAACCTATAGCTCGAAGAAAAACAAAAAAATCTGTCGCAAAAAGATTCAAAGTATCGGCAAACGGTAAAATTCTTTATCATGGTGCAGGGAGGCGGCATCTGGCATCCTCGAAAAATAGGAAAAGAATGAGAAGAATTGGCTCAGTAAAACTAGTAGACAGTTCGGATCGAACAAAAATTGAGGAAAGCCTCCCCTTTTCTAATCGCTAA
- the rplT gene encoding 50S ribosomal protein L20 → MARATNSVASRKRRKRLLRSARGFRGRRSKLFRYAKDALYKARYWAYRDRKTRKREFRALWIQRINAACRNSGLTYSRFMEALKKAGIIMNRKMLAELAVRSSEDFNRFLEVAKEGKSAS, encoded by the coding sequence ATGGCAAGAGCAACAAATTCAGTAGCATCTCGTAAACGACGCAAAAGACTGTTACGGAGTGCGCGTGGGTTTCGTGGGAGAAGGAGTAAACTTTTTCGATATGCCAAGGATGCCCTCTATAAAGCTAGGTATTGGGCTTATAGGGATAGGAAAACCAGAAAAAGAGAGTTTCGTGCTCTGTGGATTCAACGCATTAATGCTGCCTGCAGAAACAGTGGATTAACTTATAGTCGGTTTATGGAGGCTTTAAAGAAGGCTGGAATTATAATGAATAGAAAAATGCTGGCAGAACTGGCTGTTCGATCTAGTGAAGATTTCAACAGGTTTTTAGAGGTGGCTAAGGAAGGGAAATCTGCTAGTTAA
- a CDS encoding 1-deoxy-D-xylulose-5-phosphate reductoisomerase produces the protein MRKKVVILGSTGSIGRSALEVARKLSERIEIVGLAAGTQSELLRRQCHEFKPKAFALWKASSKPEWFNELATSKGLWGPNSLNELIEEVEADIVLVAIVGTGGLEPTLRAIDKKALLALASKEILVMAGSVVMRRIREKNVQIIPVDSEHSAIFQCIRGEDCRALKRIILTASGGPFRGYTLEQLKKVTVAEALNHPTWKMGKKITIDSASLFNKGLEMIEAHHLFFLPYSQIDVVIHPQSIVHSLVEFCDGSQIAQLSHSDMCLPIQFSFTFPERLPSPVRQLNLYEVGTLTFESPDHKSFPALRLARFAGEAAGTYPCALNAANEVAVEAFLEGKISFSQIWECVSYILDTHRQIQNPGLEEIIQADELSRMAAREWIKKRS, from the coding sequence ATGAGGAAAAAAGTCGTCATTCTAGGTTCGACTGGTTCGATTGGGCGGAGTGCTCTGGAAGTAGCCAGAAAGCTTTCGGAACGTATTGAAATAGTTGGTCTTGCGGCAGGGACTCAATCAGAATTACTCCGAAGGCAGTGTCATGAGTTTAAACCCAAAGCCTTTGCTTTGTGGAAAGCTTCTTCAAAACCGGAATGGTTCAATGAGTTGGCAACATCCAAGGGATTATGGGGCCCAAACAGTCTCAACGAGCTTATAGAGGAGGTAGAGGCCGATATTGTGCTTGTTGCTATTGTGGGGACTGGAGGACTTGAGCCAACCTTAAGGGCCATAGATAAGAAAGCTCTCCTCGCTCTTGCCAGCAAGGAAATTCTTGTGATGGCTGGATCAGTCGTGATGCGAAGGATAAGAGAAAAAAATGTGCAGATCATTCCTGTGGATAGTGAGCATAGCGCGATTTTCCAGTGCATTCGAGGCGAAGATTGCCGGGCCCTCAAAAGGATTATTCTCACTGCTTCTGGAGGACCGTTTCGAGGCTATACGCTCGAACAGCTTAAAAAAGTGACTGTCGCAGAAGCCTTGAATCATCCCACATGGAAAATGGGTAAGAAAATCACAATTGATTCGGCTTCCCTTTTCAATAAAGGGCTTGAGATGATCGAAGCCCATCATCTTTTCTTTCTTCCTTATTCTCAGATCGATGTCGTCATTCATCCACAAAGCATTGTGCATTCTTTAGTTGAGTTCTGTGACGGTTCTCAAATAGCACAGCTGAGCCATTCCGATATGTGCCTTCCTATCCAGTTTTCTTTTACGTTCCCAGAAAGGCTGCCTAGCCCCGTAAGACAATTAAACTTATATGAAGTTGGAACCTTGACATTCGAATCTCCTGATCACAAAAGTTTTCCTGCTCTTAGGCTGGCAAGATTTGCTGGAGAGGCTGCCGGAACTTATCCGTGTGCCTTGAATGCTGCTAATGAAGTGGCGGTGGAAGCATTTTTGGAAGGTAAAATTTCTTTCTCTCAAATATGGGAGTGCGTGAGCTATATTCTTGATACCCACCGGCAGATACAGAATCCAGGACTAGAAGAAATTATCCAAGCCGATGAGCTTTCAAGAATGGCTGCAAGAGAATGGATAAAAAAAAGAAGTTAG
- the rseP gene encoding RIP metalloprotease RseP, whose product MGFKPLLHFLVILFEVILLFNIMIVVHELGHFLAAKWRGLVVERFGVWFGHPIWKKEIGGVTYSLGWIPAGGFVALPQMIPNDNKEENNGQEKSSLPPVSPKDKIIVALAGPLFSLLLAIVFALVVYVVGRPVSESEMTTVIGYVMKDSPAYRAGLQPGDKIVSIDGHPVSRFQGMDNDSVTWNIIRSEGSTIAVEVDRNGKKLRFNVVPVKEEKSAFQRKGLRQIFIMPAQTPTVAKVFPGSPADAASIQPNDQILEVDGQKLYSPFLLNDYVSSHPQKEMTLLIKRGEKTFSVRIKPMTPEGENVPRIGILWDLNGQMTLSHPTPLEQLKASVSAMFNVLQALLSPKSDIKPQHLSGPIGIMRFYYMLFESPHGWRLALWFSVLFNVNAALINLFPIPVLDGGHILLGLVEWIRGRPLSLKLLEALQTVFATLLIGYMLYVTFFDVQEIPWKSKGNIPELKFHPKEGEPAPQPHSP is encoded by the coding sequence ATGGGCTTTAAACCACTCCTTCATTTTCTTGTCATATTGTTCGAAGTAATCCTGCTTTTTAACATTATGATTGTTGTCCATGAGCTTGGCCATTTTTTGGCAGCAAAATGGAGAGGACTGGTGGTTGAAAGGTTCGGGGTTTGGTTTGGCCATCCTATTTGGAAAAAAGAGATTGGAGGGGTAACCTATAGTTTGGGATGGATTCCTGCTGGGGGATTTGTAGCCTTGCCTCAGATGATCCCTAACGACAATAAAGAGGAGAACAATGGCCAAGAGAAAAGTTCTCTGCCTCCGGTCTCTCCAAAGGACAAAATTATCGTAGCTCTGGCGGGTCCTCTTTTTAGCTTGCTTCTGGCAATCGTCTTTGCTCTGGTCGTCTATGTTGTGGGTCGTCCGGTGAGTGAAAGCGAAATGACTACGGTTATTGGCTATGTCATGAAAGACTCTCCCGCGTATCGAGCAGGATTGCAACCAGGGGATAAAATAGTATCAATCGATGGTCATCCTGTTTCTAGATTCCAAGGTATGGATAATGACTCAGTCACATGGAATATCATTCGAAGCGAAGGATCGACGATTGCTGTAGAGGTTGATAGAAACGGGAAGAAGTTGCGGTTTAATGTTGTTCCTGTCAAGGAAGAAAAATCAGCCTTCCAGAGGAAAGGTTTGAGACAAATCTTTATTATGCCGGCTCAAACTCCAACGGTTGCTAAGGTGTTTCCTGGGAGTCCTGCCGATGCTGCTTCTATTCAACCAAACGATCAGATTCTAGAAGTAGATGGCCAAAAACTCTATTCGCCCTTTCTACTTAATGACTATGTGAGTTCCCATCCCCAAAAAGAAATGACATTGTTGATTAAACGGGGGGAGAAGACTTTTTCAGTCCGAATCAAACCCATGACTCCCGAAGGGGAAAATGTTCCAAGGATCGGTATTTTGTGGGATTTAAATGGCCAGATGACCCTATCACATCCGACTCCGTTGGAACAGCTCAAAGCGAGTGTTTCTGCGATGTTCAATGTTTTGCAAGCTCTTTTATCTCCCAAGTCTGACATCAAACCTCAGCATTTGAGTGGACCAATAGGAATTATGAGATTTTATTACATGCTCTTTGAAAGCCCTCATGGATGGAGGCTTGCCCTTTGGTTCAGTGTCCTTTTCAATGTTAATGCCGCTCTGATCAATTTATTCCCAATTCCAGTGCTAGATGGAGGGCATATTCTTTTGGGATTGGTCGAATGGATCCGGGGCCGGCCTCTGAGCCTTAAGTTGCTAGAAGCTTTGCAAACCGTCTTTGCTACTCTCCTTATTGGTTATATGCTCTATGTTACCTTTTTCGATGTTCAAGAAATTCCTTGGAAATCTAAAGGAAATATTCCAGAATTAAAATTCCATCCTAAGGAGGGAGAGCCGGCTCCTCAGCCTCATTCTCCCTAA
- the ispG gene encoding (E)-4-hydroxy-3-methylbut-2-enyl-diphosphate synthase, with the protein MFSYKRNFFEYTRRPVREVRVGSVGLGGPHPIVVQSMLTSDTMDTDSCLKEAMELVDCGCQIVRITAPTVKDASNLEFIRKGLDQLGCNVPIVADIHFKPEAAMEAAKWVEKIRINPGNFSDRKKFIIRSYTDQEYNEELRRIEQTFLPLLEFCSKRKIALRIGTNHGSLSDRIMNRYGDTPHGMVESALEYATVCRKYGFHDIVFSMKASNPRIMIAAYRLLVERLEKLGEDWNYPIHVGVTEAGDGEDGRIKSAIGIGSLLADGIGDTIRVSLTESSVHEIPVAKKLIAVVEELAAAPAPKVNGFSFKPSFEYNRRPTLQLDYGIAVGGEAPVRVAVPLSHYDYLRNNPPGKEFLAEFPYDPSAVSEVDLDDIQSILALKESPTKLVTIKDGSPYPPIFAFRALASILGDRHPILLKDTFYPERDQQAADKEKNLIASSLHIGSLLCDGIGDAILIRRDPDPSYALVLAYSILQGAGNRIVKTEYVACPSCGRTLFDLQSTTARIKKATGHLKGLKIAVMGCIVNGPGEMADADFGYVGGAPGKVNLYVGKKAVRFNIPEAEAVEALIELIKKEGKWIDAAS; encoded by the coding sequence ATGTTCTCTTATAAACGGAATTTTTTTGAATATACACGAAGACCTGTTCGAGAAGTTCGGGTGGGTTCAGTGGGATTAGGTGGGCCTCATCCCATAGTCGTTCAATCGATGCTCACCTCTGATACGATGGATACCGATAGCTGTTTGAAAGAAGCTATGGAGCTTGTAGACTGCGGATGCCAAATTGTCCGGATTACTGCCCCCACGGTTAAGGATGCCTCTAATCTTGAGTTTATTCGCAAGGGCTTAGATCAGTTGGGATGTAACGTGCCCATTGTTGCTGATATTCATTTTAAACCGGAAGCAGCCATGGAAGCTGCCAAATGGGTGGAAAAAATTAGAATCAATCCGGGGAATTTCTCCGACCGGAAAAAATTTATCATTCGATCGTATACGGACCAGGAATATAATGAAGAACTTCGAAGGATAGAACAAACGTTCCTGCCGCTTCTTGAGTTTTGCTCCAAAAGGAAGATAGCGCTGCGTATTGGGACAAATCATGGCTCTCTTTCCGATAGGATAATGAACCGGTATGGAGACACGCCTCATGGCATGGTCGAGAGTGCTTTGGAGTATGCAACGGTTTGTAGAAAATACGGTTTTCATGACATTGTCTTTTCGATGAAAGCTTCGAATCCTCGAATTATGATTGCAGCTTATCGTCTGCTTGTTGAGCGTCTCGAAAAGCTTGGCGAAGATTGGAATTATCCTATCCATGTTGGAGTTACTGAAGCTGGGGATGGGGAAGATGGTCGGATCAAAAGCGCCATTGGTATCGGTTCTCTGCTAGCCGATGGCATAGGGGATACGATACGGGTATCCTTAACAGAAAGTAGTGTGCACGAAATTCCTGTGGCCAAAAAACTTATTGCCGTGGTGGAGGAGTTGGCAGCCGCACCCGCTCCAAAAGTCAATGGATTTTCTTTTAAACCTTCCTTCGAATATAACAGGCGGCCTACTCTACAGCTTGATTATGGCATAGCGGTAGGAGGAGAAGCACCAGTGCGAGTAGCCGTCCCTTTATCCCATTATGATTATCTTAGAAACAATCCGCCTGGTAAAGAGTTTCTTGCAGAATTTCCTTATGATCCTTCTGCTGTGAGCGAGGTTGATCTAGATGATATCCAATCGATTTTAGCTTTAAAAGAATCACCAACAAAATTAGTGACTATCAAAGATGGCTCACCTTACCCACCGATCTTTGCTTTTAGAGCCTTGGCGTCGATCTTAGGGGACCGGCATCCTATCCTTTTGAAAGATACATTTTACCCGGAGAGAGATCAGCAAGCGGCCGATAAGGAAAAAAACCTCATAGCTTCCAGTCTTCATATTGGCTCTTTGCTTTGTGATGGTATCGGAGATGCCATTCTAATACGACGGGATCCAGATCCTTCCTATGCTCTCGTCTTGGCCTATTCTATTTTACAGGGGGCTGGCAACCGGATTGTAAAAACTGAGTATGTGGCTTGTCCTTCTTGTGGAAGAACTTTGTTTGATCTTCAATCGACAACGGCCCGTATAAAAAAAGCAACAGGCCATCTCAAAGGTCTTAAAATAGCTGTCATGGGTTGTATTGTCAATGGGCCTGGAGAAATGGCAGATGCAGATTTTGGCTATGTTGGTGGGGCTCCGGGGAAGGTGAATTTGTATGTAGGGAAAAAAGCGGTGAGATTCAATATTCCTGAGGCTGAAGCGGTAGAGGCGTTGATTGAGTTGATAAAAAAGGAAGGAAAGTGGATCGATGCCGCCTCCTAA
- a CDS encoding cupin domain-containing protein has product MNAQLPLEQLSEEVLEREVELLEYSKAADPLSSGATPRVPVKQFLPDLYTTGGTRLIPLDLSGELGIAYPATTPSLLAQFISLRGGDSLRTAPQATSELFYVIAGCGHTETEWGAIPWKKGDLFVLPGIEAVHRAEEDAFFYAVNDSPLLNYLGVEKRESRFAPLHVQGEALRQAVEKVKAEPEAGKRNRVSVLLANRKFPQTMTVTHCLWAMFGIILPGTRQKPHRHQSVALDFVVEGRPGVYTRIGWELNGDGSIREAARIDWVSGSAFVTPPGWWHEHVNESSEDAYILPIQDAGLHTYLRTLDIRFT; this is encoded by the coding sequence ATGAACGCGCAACTCCCGTTGGAACAGCTCTCGGAGGAGGTCTTGGAAAGGGAGGTGGAGCTTCTCGAATACAGCAAGGCGGCCGATCCACTTTCTTCCGGAGCGACACCCAGGGTGCCGGTAAAACAATTTCTTCCAGATCTCTACACCACCGGGGGAACTCGCTTAATTCCTTTGGATCTCTCCGGGGAACTCGGAATAGCCTATCCGGCTACCACCCCAAGCCTGCTTGCACAGTTTATCAGTCTTCGCGGTGGGGATTCTCTGAGGACTGCTCCACAGGCGACTAGCGAGCTCTTCTATGTGATTGCGGGCTGTGGCCATACCGAGACCGAATGGGGAGCGATTCCCTGGAAGAAGGGCGATCTTTTCGTGCTTCCGGGAATCGAGGCGGTCCACCGTGCCGAGGAGGATGCGTTCTTCTATGCAGTGAACGATAGCCCCCTGCTCAACTACTTAGGGGTGGAGAAGCGGGAGAGCCGGTTTGCTCCCCTTCACGTCCAGGGGGAAGCGCTCCGACAAGCGGTCGAAAAGGTGAAAGCAGAACCGGAAGCGGGAAAAAGAAACCGGGTTAGCGTTCTTTTAGCAAATCGGAAGTTTCCCCAGACGATGACGGTGACCCATTGCCTATGGGCGATGTTCGGGATCATTCTCCCAGGCACTCGACAGAAACCCCACCGCCACCAGTCGGTTGCACTTGACTTCGTGGTGGAAGGGAGACCAGGAGTCTATACCCGGATTGGCTGGGAGCTCAATGGGGATGGGTCGATTCGGGAAGCGGCTCGGATTGATTGGGTATCGGGCTCAGCGTTCGTCACGCCTCCCGGTTGGTGGCACGAGCATGTGAACGAATCGAGCGAGGATGCCTACATCCTGCCGATTCAGGATGCGGGCCTCCACACCTATTTGCGGACGCTTGACATTCGCTTTACTTAA
- a CDS encoding Sec-independent protein translocase subunit TatA/TatB, with protein sequence MTFAFGLPSGSEWFWIFVVVFLLFGAKKLPELARGLGKALGEFHKAKEEFEKEVRQAAKVETEEPSQNIPKIASPEGTVSRITDKEVNKSS encoded by the coding sequence ATGACATTTGCATTTGGTTTGCCATCAGGATCGGAATGGTTCTGGATTTTTGTCGTGGTCTTTCTTCTTTTCGGTGCCAAGAAATTGCCTGAGCTGGCGCGGGGGTTAGGAAAAGCTTTAGGAGAATTCCATAAAGCCAAAGAAGAATTTGAAAAAGAAGTAAGACAGGCAGCAAAAGTTGAAACAGAAGAGCCTTCTCAGAACATTCCAAAGATTGCTTCTCCAGAAGGCACGGTCTCTAGGATCACAGACAAAGAAGTCAATAAAAGCTCCTAA
- the hpnH gene encoding adenosyl-hopene transferase HpnH: MVPLSQVWTVASYVIGKKLKGVKRYPLVLMLEPLFRCNLACAGCGKIQYPDHILNRRLTPEQCWAAAEECGAPIVSIAGGEPLVHKEIDQIVEGLIRMKRYIYLCSNALLLRKRLDLFKPSKYLTFSIHLDGLKEEHDESVCREGVYETAVEGIKEAVKRGFRVTINSTLFDGANPERVKAFFDEVMRLGIEGIMVSPGYSYQKAPDQEHFLQRNKTKELFKQILKDRKKSWKFNLSPLFLEFLQGNIEYDCTPWGNPTYNVFGWQKPCYLLQDGYAKSFKELMESTPWEKYGFRSGNPKCANCMVHSGYEATAVNDTFGSWRGFAKTVKATLSL, encoded by the coding sequence ATGGTGCCTTTATCTCAAGTTTGGACTGTCGCCAGTTACGTTATTGGGAAAAAACTCAAAGGGGTCAAAAGATATCCCCTTGTGTTAATGTTAGAACCGCTTTTCCGATGTAATCTGGCTTGTGCAGGTTGCGGAAAAATTCAATATCCGGATCATATTCTTAATCGAAGGCTAACACCGGAGCAGTGTTGGGCTGCGGCTGAAGAATGTGGCGCTCCCATTGTCAGTATTGCTGGAGGAGAGCCACTCGTCCATAAGGAAATCGATCAGATCGTCGAAGGGTTAATTAGAATGAAAAGATATATTTATCTTTGTTCCAATGCCCTTCTGTTGAGGAAAAGGCTCGATCTATTCAAGCCAAGCAAGTATTTGACTTTTAGCATTCATCTGGATGGGCTCAAAGAAGAGCATGACGAATCGGTTTGTCGGGAGGGAGTCTATGAAACAGCCGTCGAAGGAATAAAAGAAGCGGTGAAAAGGGGCTTTCGGGTCACGATCAATTCGACCCTTTTTGATGGGGCTAATCCAGAAAGAGTGAAAGCTTTTTTCGATGAAGTGATGCGTTTAGGAATTGAAGGAATAATGGTTTCGCCAGGATACAGCTATCAAAAAGCGCCGGATCAGGAGCATTTTCTGCAAAGGAATAAAACTAAAGAGCTTTTTAAACAAATTTTAAAAGACAGAAAAAAAAGTTGGAAATTTAATCTTTCGCCTCTTTTCTTGGAATTTCTTCAAGGAAATATCGAGTATGATTGCACGCCATGGGGAAATCCCACCTATAATGTTTTTGGTTGGCAGAAGCCATGCTATCTTCTCCAAGATGGATATGCCAAAAGCTTTAAAGAGCTTATGGAGTCTACTCCTTGGGAAAAATATGGTTTTAGGAGTGGCAATCCAAAGTGTGCTAACTGTATGGTTCATTCAGGCTATGAGGCAACGGCAGTAAACGATACCTTTGGATCTTGGAGAGGCTTTGCTAAGACAGTTAAAGCTACACTATCTTTGTAA
- a CDS encoding polyphenol oxidase family protein: MPTLEWEFFPALTTLPLKHGFSLRYPRELNQSAKEEYLLRPSLKALGLDESIPIATAGQPHGDGIAVVKSRNQLFFPQADGLLTNLSNLLLCIRVADCAALYIYDPHSTAIGLVHAGKKGTHLEIVRKALRQLTNVFGSKPSDLIVQISPCIRFPHYEIDFLSDIIHQLQSEGVKQIFDAGSCTACNLDRYFSYRAEKGNTGRMWAVLLKQPL; this comes from the coding sequence ATGCCTACATTAGAATGGGAGTTTTTTCCAGCCTTGACTACCTTGCCGCTGAAGCATGGTTTTTCTCTTCGGTATCCAAGAGAGTTAAACCAATCAGCAAAAGAAGAGTATCTTTTAAGACCTTCTTTGAAGGCCCTTGGCCTTGATGAATCCATTCCCATAGCCACAGCTGGACAGCCACATGGAGATGGTATTGCTGTTGTAAAAAGCAGGAACCAACTATTCTTTCCGCAAGCCGATGGATTGCTAACCAACCTATCCAATCTTCTTCTATGTATCCGTGTAGCTGATTGTGCAGCTCTGTATATCTACGATCCGCATTCTACAGCAATAGGGCTTGTGCATGCCGGCAAAAAAGGCACGCACTTAGAGATCGTAAGAAAAGCCCTCCGACAATTGACAAACGTTTTCGGTTCGAAGCCCAGCGACCTAATTGTCCAGATAAGTCCGTGCATTCGCTTTCCTCATTATGAAATTGATTTTCTCTCAGACATCATCCATCAACTTCAATCGGAAGGAGTAAAGCAGATTTTCGATGCGGGCAGCTGCACAGCCTGTAATCTCGATCGATATTTTTCTTATAGAGCCGAAAAAGGGAATACAGGAAGAATGTGGGCCGTTCTCCTCAAACAACCACTATAG
- a CDS encoding cytochrome c3 family protein, whose product MGNIFNRQSNDLPPKILLGIVVLGFLFVMGISYYFTPKYSRVGYMPTQPIPFDHSLHANQLGLDCRFCHSYVEKSGFSNIPTTQTCMNCHRQIKMDSPKLAPLRESWETGKPIKWVRIHQLPDYVYFDHSAHVNRGISCVSCHGKVNQMQKIYHDQPLSMSWCLDCHRNPEYFVRPPDKVFDLDWKPENEGETQLLLGKKLVKEMGIHPPENCDACHR is encoded by the coding sequence ATGGGTAATATATTTAACCGGCAGTCCAACGATTTACCTCCTAAAATACTATTAGGGATTGTAGTCCTGGGTTTTTTATTTGTGATGGGCATAAGCTATTATTTTACGCCTAAATACTCGAGAGTCGGCTACATGCCCACACAGCCGATACCATTCGATCATTCTCTCCATGCCAATCAACTTGGGTTAGATTGCCGTTTTTGTCACAGTTATGTTGAAAAAAGTGGCTTTTCTAATATTCCGACCACACAAACTTGTATGAACTGTCATAGGCAAATTAAAATGGACAGCCCTAAATTGGCTCCACTCCGAGAAAGTTGGGAAACAGGAAAGCCTATAAAGTGGGTAAGGATACACCAACTGCCCGATTATGTTTATTTTGATCACTCCGCCCATGTCAACCGAGGAATAAGTTGTGTGAGCTGTCATGGTAAGGTCAATCAGATGCAGAAGATCTATCACGACCAGCCTTTGAGCATGAGCTGGTGTTTAGATTGCCATAGAAACCCTGAATACTTTGTGAGGCCACCGGATAAAGTATTTGATTTGGATTGGAAGCCAGAGAATGAAGGAGAAACCCAGCTGCTCCTTGGTAAAAAACTAGTAAAAGAAATGGGAATACATCCACCAGAAAATTGTGATGCCTGTCATAGGTAA